From the genome of Mugil cephalus isolate CIBA_MC_2020 chromosome 2, CIBA_Mcephalus_1.1, whole genome shotgun sequence, one region includes:
- the pgap4 gene encoding transmembrane protein 246, producing the protein MPRYKVFFSQSLRWSSPVTQALALSVITFCVVLPLCCHRLLYSYYYIKSMYLDSMSEKVLKESRARGQDALDFWRSSTRTASFKFRDIDQNPELLVTVVTSRRNEGRDFHYLLQVMLQLSSIMGECGERRCAEVLLCDVERAPQENQDAKLLESHFRVIRRSPQDEQRNWEGINTFEKEKRDYVFCLRKGWELVKPRNMVVLEDDALPRRDFFRVVKELLSRRFALHTLYIKLYHPERLQRYWNPEPYRILEWVGLGLVGATVLLLTAPYWRPCSFSFTLSTSHLLFFTIYFMAAAELFGRHYLLEVRRLSPQLYAVSPATECCTPAMLYPGNASLRVAEYLDGSFCVKGNAKDMVLYQMARTVPGERSHSVEPNLITHIGAYSSVRANPSRPKLL; encoded by the coding sequence ATGCCTCGATATAAAGTGTTCTTCAGTCAGTCTCTGCGATGGTCCAGCCCCGTCACTCAGGCCCTCGCCCTGTCCGTCATCACCTTCTGCGTCGTCCTTCCTCTGTGCTGCCATCGGCTGCTCTACTCCTATTACTACATCAAGTCCATGTACCTGGACTCCATGAGCGAGAAGGTCCTGAAGGAAAGCCGAGCGCGAGGCCAGGACGCTCTGGACTTCTGGCGGAGCTCCACCCGGACGGCGTCCTTCAAATTCAGAGACATTGACCAGAATCCAGAGCTGCTGGTGACTGTGGTGACGTCGAGGCGGAACGAGGGGCGGGACTTCCACTACCTGTTGCAGGTGATGCTCCAGCTGAGCAGCATCATGGGAGAATGTGGGGAGCGCCGGTGTGCAGAGGTGCTGCTCTGCGACGTGGAAAGAGCCCCCCAGGAAAACCAGGATGCCAAGTTGCTGGAGTCCCATTTTCGGGTAATCAGGCGTTCCCCTCAGGATGAGCAGAGGAACTGGGAGGGCATCAACACCtttgagaaagagaagagggacTATGTCTTTTGTCTCCGTAAGGGATGGGAGCTGGTGAAGCCCAGGAACATGGTGGTCCTGGAGGATGACGCTTTGCCCAGGAGGGATTTTTTCAGGGTGGTGAAGGAGCTGCTGTCCCGTCGCTTTGCCCTCCACACTCTTTACATCAAGCTGTATCACCCTGAACGGCTGCAGCGCTACTGGAACCCCGAGCCCTACCGCATCCTGGAGTGGGTAGGGCTGGGTTTGGTGGGAGCCACGGTCCTCCTTCTGACCGCCCCTTACTGGAGaccctgctccttctccttcacgCTGTCCACTagccacctcctcttctttacCATCTACTTCATGGCTGCAGCTGAGCTCTTTGGCCGCCACTACTTGCTGGAGGTGCGGAGGCTCTCCCCTCAGCTCTATGCAGTCTCCCCGGCCACCGAGTGCTGCACGCCAGCCATGCTTTACCCTGGCAACGCCTCCCTCAGGGTCGCTGAGTATCTGGATGGGTCCTTCTGCGTCAAGGGCAACGCCAAAGACATGGTTCTGTATCAGATGGCCAGGACAGTTCCTGGAGAGAGATCTCACAGCGTGGAACCCAACCTCATCACACACATAGGGGCCTACTCCTCGGTCAGGGCCAACCCATCCAGACCCAAACTCCTCtga
- the tpcn3 gene encoding two pore segment channel 3, with amino-acid sequence MSEPEKTENIPEESAGKGQAVPNGAKPGPKTKEDLDLAVIYVSDAQYNRNIYFDTSPEAVRLYLLYNHWLAKVLLYFFILLDLSLAVFEEPAFLSLPTWATMLMELLCLLVFTLRLVHYAKVIPRDKFWKDPKNICIIVTVVLTLVDMIIYGALKAADCYSVRWSRVLRPLLLINVTEGRQLRRAFRSIRNALPQIFYVFLLFMFSILIFSLMALKLLGKRGLKTISGCSYFTQYLDIVFDLYVLVTTANSPDIMMPAYNASSLFAIFFILYILINTYIFMSVFLAVVYNNYKKYLKEEIRQLVRAKRHKMVRAFAVLQEKKDEGGEMVVTQATWNQLVRLVQPDISNAHRELLWSVCDDKNQGSIGRAAFVQLADLLNIEVITLKSRPHPLQGLCPSWYQSAPSRLVCRLVQHRAFVILYDLIILVNAVFIGLDEENAMIAYSEWVFLSLYLLEILLKLYVFEPRTFFSRHSFWNWFDTIIVVSALVATIINSAMESSGGYTSRQILDIVFILRVLRLVRVVDSFKRFRTIINTLIRIGPAILTFGQLIIVVYYIFAMVGMELFKNKIKFFEEGSSDPSKAYCGNPQLKGTDFAQLNYCKNNFNNVVSSFILLVELTVVNQWHVLTAGFVRVTHVSARIFFVLFHITVVIIIINIFVAFILEAFFVEYSVEKTDLQTSLEKKIEELELVVNREKLEDNLVNAMETIDNDLGAGQSGPAPNLPSVMFKIASKRYRTVDALLQRMFEADLDPEDFAENDDPEAQSGGNFANPSFSSA; translated from the exons ATGTCGGAGCCGGAGAAGACTGAGAACATTCCTGAGGAGTCAGCAGGAAAAGGACAAGCAGTCCCGAACGGAGCCAAACCTGGACCGAAGACCAAAGAG GATCTGGACCTGGCTGTGATCTATGTGTCAGATGCTCAGTACAACAGGAACATCTACTTTGACACGTCTCCTGAGGCCGTCAG ACTCTATCTGCTCTACAACCACTGGCTGGCTAAAGTCCTCCTTTACTTCTTCATCCTGCTGGATCTGTCTCTGGCCGTCTTCGAGGAGCCGGCTTTCCTCTCTCTGCCCACATGG GCCACCATGCTGAtggagctgctctgtctgctcgTCTTCACCCTTCGACTCGTTCACTATGCCAAAGTCATTCCTCGAGACAAGTTCTGGAAGGACCccaaaaacatctgcatcatcgTCACCGTGGTG CTCACTCTGGTGGACATGATCATCTATGGAGCTCTGAAGGCTGCAGATTGTTACAGTGTCCGCTGGTCCAGAGTCCTCCGTCCTCTACTTCTGATAAACGTCACAGAGGGACGCCAG ctCCGCCGAGCGTTCAGGAGCATCCGGAATGCTCTTCCTCAGATCTTCTATGTCTTCCTGCTCTTCATGTTCAGCATCCTCATCTTCTCCCTCATGGCCCTCAAGCTACTGGGAAAACG AGGTCTGAAAACCATCAGTGGATGTTCCTACTTCACCCAATACCTGGACATTGTCTTCGATCTGTATGTCCTCGTCACCACCGCCAACAGCCCTGACATCAT GATGCCAGCGTACAACGCCAGCTCCCTCTTTgccatcttcttcatcttgtaCATCCTAATCAACACCTACATCTTCATGTCCGTCTTCTTGGCTGTTGTttacaacaactacaaaaaataCCTGAAG GAGGAGATACGGCAGCTGGTGAGGGCCAAAAGGCACAAGATGGTGCGAGCGTTTGCTGTTTTGCAAGAGAAGAAAGATGAGGGCGGTGAGATGGTGGTGACCCAGGCCACGTGGAACCAGCTGGTCCGACTGGTCCAACCCGACATCAGCAACGCTCACAGGGAGCTGCTGTGGAGCGTCTGTGATGACAAGAACCAGGGCTCCATCG GTAGGGCTGCGTTCGTCCAGCTGGCCGACCTCCTGAACATCGAGGTCATTACGCTCAAGTCCAGACCACACCCCCTTCAAGGTCTCTGCCCCAGCTGGTACCAGTCTGCTCCCAGCCGCCTCGTCTGCCGCCTGGTGCAGCACCG GGCCTTCGTGATCCTCTACGACCTGATCATCCTGGTCAACGCTGTGTTCATCGGCCTGGACGAGGAGAACGCTATGATCGCGTACTCAGAGTGGGtgttcctctctctctatctgctGGAGATCCTGCTGAAGCTCTACGTGTTCGAGCCCAGGACCTTCTTCTCCAGACACAGTTTCTGGAACTG gTTTGACACCATCATCGTCGTCTCTGCTCTCGTTGCCACAATAATCAACTCGGCCATGGAGTCAT CGGGAGGGTATACCAGCCGCCAGATACTGGACATCGTCTTCATCCTCCGAGTCCTCAGACTGGTCCGGGTGGTGGACAGCTTCAAAAG GTTTCGTACGATCATCAACACCCTGATCAGGATTGGACCAGCCATTCTCACCTTTGGCCAGCTCATCATT GTGGTGTACTATATCTTTGCCATGGTGGGGATGGAGCTCTTCaagaacaaaataaagtttttcgaGGAGGGTTCCAGTGACCCCTCCAAGGCCTACTGTGGGAACCCTCAGCTGAAAGGAACCGATTTCGCTCAACTCAACTACTGCAAGAACAACTTCAACAACGTGGTGTCATCCTTCATCCTCCTGGTGGAGCTGACGGTGGTCAACCAGTGGCACG TGCTCACTGCTGGCTTTGTCCGCGTCACCCACGTCTCAGCCAGGATCTTTTTTGTCCTGTTCCACATCAcagtcgtcatcatcatcatcaa tatttttgtGGCCTTCATCCTGGAGGCGTTCTTTGTGGAGTACTCTGTGGAAAAAACTGACCTGCAGACGTCACTGGAGAAGAAGAtcgaggagctggagctggtaGTTAACAG agagaagctggaggaCAACCTGGTGAACGCCATGGAAACCATAGACAATGACCTGGGAGCAGGACAGTCTGGACCTGCACCAAACCTCCCGTCTGTGATGTTTAAAATCGCTTCGAAAC GGTATCGGACCGTGGACGCGTTGTTGCAGCGGATGTTCGAGGCCGATCTGGACCCCGAGGATTTCGCTGAGAATGACGATCCTGAAGCTCAGAGCGGCGGCAACTTTGCCAACCCCTCGTTTAGCTCTGCATAG